Genomic segment of Kibdelosporangium phytohabitans:
CCACCTACCTGCTGCCGGTCAAGACGGCGCTGCTGTTGTTCCCGATCATCGTGCTGCTGGTCATGCTGCCGGTGGCGGTGGTGAGCTACCGGCGCAGGGGCCGAGCGGGCGGCTGGACGACGGTGGTGTTCTACTGCTTCCTGTTCTACCTGCTGGCGGCGGCGATGCAGACGGTGATTCCGTTGCCGCGGAACCCCGAGTTGTACTGCGCGACCCAGACGTACGCCAGCAGCCCGCAGTTGCGGCCGTTCTACTTCGTCGAGGTGGTCGAACAACGCGCCCGAGGCCGCTGGTCACCAGGCGCGATGATGCGCAACCCAGCACTGTGGACAACGGCGCTGAACGTCGCACTGTTGCTGCCGTTGGGTTTCTTCCTGCGATACATGTCCGGCGTCCGCTTCCTCGCGGCGGCGGCGATCAGTTTCGGCACGTCGCTGCTGTTCGAGCTGACCCAGCTGACCGGCCTGTGGTTCGTCTACCCGTGCGCGTACCGGCTGTTCAGTGTGGACGACCTGATCCTCAACACCGCCGGAGCGGTCATCGGCTGGCTGATCGCGGGCCCGCTCAGCCGCCTGCTGCCCACGATCGAGGCCGAACGGGACCGCAGGCGCTACGCGGAACGCGTCACCCCGAGCCGTCGCCTGTTCGCCCTGCTCACCGACGCGGTCGGGTTCGCCACACTGACCGCGTTCGTCCTGGGGCTGTTCACACTTTTCGGTGGCGTACCACCACAGGGGCCGATCACCGTGATGCTCGCGCTGGTCTGGTTCCTGCTCGTGCCGGCCTTCACCGGCGCGACGCCGGGAAAGCGCGCGATGCTGCTGCGGATCGAACGCACCAACGGCCACCGCGCAGGCCCGGTCTCGCTCGCGTTCCGGTACGCGATCCTGCTGTCGCCGTTGTGGTTGCTGTGGATCGCACTGTCGGTGGACGAGTGGGACGTGTTCGCGCACCCCCAGCAGTTGCTGATCCCGATC
This window contains:
- a CDS encoding VanZ family protein, with the protein product MVATYLLPVKTALLLFPIIVLLVMLPVAVVSYRRRGRAGGWTTVVFYCFLFYLLAAAMQTVIPLPRNPELYCATQTYASSPQLRPFYFVEVVEQRARGRWSPGAMMRNPALWTTALNVALLLPLGFFLRYMSGVRFLAAAAISFGTSLLFELTQLTGLWFVYPCAYRLFSVDDLILNTAGAVIGWLIAGPLSRLLPTIEAERDRRRYAERVTPSRRLFALLTDAVGFATLTAFVLGLFTLFGGVPPQGPITVMLALVWFLLVPAFTGATPGKRAMLLRIERTNGHRAGPVSLAFRYAILLSPLWLLWIALSVDEWDVFAHPQQLLIPIGGVVSFFVVGVWTPLAVFFGHESAPYERLTRTVNVAVVREREADKVAR